In Treponema primitia ZAS-2, a genomic segment contains:
- a CDS encoding TraB/GumN family protein: protein MKDTNITVNLPGREIILIGTAHVSKDSIDEVAGVIREEKPDQVCVELDSGRYTAMTEKDSWEKLNVAKVFREGKGFLLMANLVLSGFQRRMGQELGVKPGDEMKAAIDTAEELGIPYIFCDREVQLTLRRAWAHCGFWSKSKLLASLVSSAFTTEKMSEAEIEGLKNRSELDGMMAELADYLPGVKETLIDERDQYLAAKIWAGGSAKQVAVVGAGHLMGIKAHLERIAAGGESADVAELDSIPAPSILSKAAGWIIPLIIVAIIALGFFRAGAGVSLAMLIRWVLWNGSLAAVGTLLALGHPLSILVSFVGAPIATINPFIGVGLFSGITEATMRKPRVSDAETISEDVSSLKGIYRNRITRALLVFLLSSLGGMAGNFISIPSLAGLLVK, encoded by the coding sequence ATGAAGGATACTAACATCACGGTGAATCTTCCGGGCAGAGAAATTATATTAATCGGCACCGCCCATGTTTCCAAAGACAGCATTGATGAAGTGGCCGGGGTCATCCGGGAAGAAAAACCGGATCAGGTTTGCGTTGAGCTGGACTCGGGCCGCTATACCGCCATGACCGAGAAGGATTCCTGGGAAAAGCTGAACGTAGCCAAGGTGTTCCGGGAGGGCAAGGGGTTTCTATTGATGGCAAACCTGGTGCTCTCGGGTTTCCAGCGCCGTATGGGGCAGGAACTGGGGGTAAAGCCCGGAGATGAGATGAAAGCCGCCATTGATACTGCTGAAGAATTAGGTATCCCTTATATTTTCTGCGACCGGGAGGTGCAGCTCACCCTCCGTCGGGCTTGGGCGCACTGCGGTTTCTGGAGCAAAAGCAAACTCCTGGCCTCCCTGGTTTCCAGTGCCTTTACCACGGAAAAAATGAGCGAAGCGGAAATCGAGGGCCTGAAAAACCGCAGCGAGCTGGACGGCATGATGGCCGAACTGGCGGACTATCTGCCCGGGGTAAAGGAGACCCTCATTGATGAGCGGGACCAGTACCTGGCGGCGAAAATCTGGGCTGGCGGGTCGGCCAAGCAGGTCGCCGTGGTTGGGGCAGGGCACCTGATGGGGATCAAGGCCCACCTGGAACGGATAGCCGCCGGTGGGGAAAGCGCCGATGTGGCGGAACTGGACAGTATTCCGGCGCCGTCCATCCTTTCCAAAGCTGCTGGGTGGATCATCCCTCTCATTATTGTTGCCATTATCGCCCTGGGATTTTTCCGGGCCGGCGCCGGGGTCAGCCTTGCCATGCTGATCCGCTGGGTGCTCTGGAACGGGTCTCTGGCCGCAGTGGGGACTCTCCTCGCCCTGGGCCACCCACTGTCAATACTGGTGTCCTTTGTGGGCGCCCCCATTGCCACCATCAACCCCTTTATTGGGGTGGGACTTTTCTCTGGTATTACCGAGGCTACCATGCGGAAACCCCGGGTCAGTGATGCCGAAACCATTTCTGAAGATGTTTCCAGTCTGAAGGGTATTTACCGGAATCGGATAACCCGGGCCCTTCTGGTGTTTCTCCTTTCTTCCCTGGGGGGAATGGCGGGGAATTTTATCTCCATCCCCTCCCTGGCGGGGTTGTTGGTTAAGTAA
- a CDS encoding DHH family phosphoesterase: protein MDKSVEPPELSSGASFTRFLSLLEESCRLSDRFSAGSGDSAETPQRRVVIQTHDFPDHDAVASAFALSQLLERYGFTPKLLYRGIIRSYSLWSMISQLAVPITQVTGKVSEEWRQVPCVLVDGNPTNTNARQITEKLFGVIDHHGNSETPDCPFVDIRTDSGSCSSIIESYWHELGLSPDRVTATALLMGIQMDTDFLSRRVHPADLDALHRIFFTADWEYGSRVVKTALSKKDLNSLQLAIANARIQEGLFFTVISEDTTQEVISILADFFLRLREISITVLVENKGEIRPVSVRSQLPEVSAARVIRTALKDIGEGGGHDYMAGGLLSASTEISDDELFERFLNAIKEPS, encoded by the coding sequence ATGGATAAATCAGTGGAGCCGCCGGAATTGAGTTCCGGGGCCAGTTTTACCAGGTTCCTCAGTCTTTTGGAGGAATCCTGCCGCCTTTCGGACCGCTTTTCTGCGGGGAGCGGCGATTCTGCGGAGACCCCCCAAAGGCGGGTGGTGATTCAAACCCATGATTTTCCGGATCATGACGCGGTGGCCTCTGCCTTTGCCCTCAGTCAGCTTCTGGAGCGTTATGGTTTTACCCCCAAGCTTCTGTACCGGGGCATTATTCGTAGCTATTCACTCTGGTCTATGATTTCTCAACTGGCGGTTCCCATTACCCAGGTTACTGGCAAAGTCAGCGAAGAATGGCGCCAGGTTCCCTGCGTTTTAGTGGACGGGAACCCCACCAACACCAATGCCCGGCAGATAACAGAAAAACTGTTCGGGGTAATTGACCATCATGGTAATTCTGAAACCCCGGACTGCCCCTTTGTGGACATCCGCACGGATAGTGGTTCCTGTTCTTCAATTATCGAAAGCTACTGGCATGAACTGGGCCTGAGTCCCGACCGGGTTACTGCCACTGCCCTGCTCATGGGAATCCAGATGGATACGGATTTCCTTTCCCGCCGGGTACACCCGGCCGACCTGGACGCCCTGCACCGGATCTTTTTTACCGCCGACTGGGAGTACGGGTCCCGGGTGGTAAAGACCGCCCTTTCCAAGAAAGACCTGAATTCCCTGCAACTGGCCATCGCCAATGCCCGGATACAGGAAGGGCTTTTCTTTACGGTAATTTCTGAGGATACCACCCAGGAGGTGATTTCCATCCTGGCGGATTTTTTTCTGCGGCTTCGGGAAATTTCCATCACCGTGCTGGTGGAGAACAAGGGAGAGATACGGCCCGTGTCGGTGCGGAGCCAGCTGCCGGAGGTTTCCGCTGCCCGGGTGATCCGCACCGCCCTCAAGGATATCGGCGAAGGGGGCGGCCATGACTATATGGCCGGGGGCCTCCTGTCCGCTTCCACTGAAATAAGCGACGACGAATTGTTCGAGCGCTTTCTTAACGCAATAAAGGAGCCTTCATGA
- a CDS encoding tetratricopeptide repeat protein, which translates to MAPAPEAPVPSGEPVPEAPPAPPAPLAPLAAPEGSLQAILSAVAEFLSQGDYDGALACFDRLEPEDAASTGIRLLRASVLSSAGRMGDARAIADEILLKEPTNTEALFVLATLESAQGKAREQRALLEKILTIDPKHVQALCALGTIAFQGNSLTNAASYFDRALAAEPNNGDALVGRAGVYRSQRKPKESESLLNKAITLYPRWSVPFSERARLYRGAGFYDDALKDLDRAKRLNGQDYWIAVDRGMTLVDLDRKQEALPEFNRAIAMDPEVFIAYVYSAGIKDELGDYEGAERDYGVLVKLKPEYYFAYEGLGVQKMRRGLWAEARDAFMEAYKQTPETSYALLASLCWMRAGRVTDPKQFLEQALRKVERESLEWYMLRLYHDLSGDSDVAARIDREKDPVAKARMLYYLAGFYDVRGNTSLANRYYAQVYELEQRSIIEWRLNEWIVDERNLKVN; encoded by the coding sequence GTGGCGCCTGCCCCGGAAGCTCCGGTACCTTCCGGGGAACCTGTCCCGGAAGCGCCACCTGCGCCGCCGGCGCCATTGGCGCCATTGGCGGCGCCTGAGGGGAGCCTTCAGGCCATACTGTCTGCGGTGGCGGAATTTCTCAGCCAGGGGGACTATGACGGCGCATTGGCCTGTTTTGACCGGCTTGAACCTGAAGACGCCGCTTCTACGGGGATCCGCCTTTTAAGGGCTTCGGTTTTAAGTTCCGCAGGCCGTATGGGGGACGCCCGGGCTATTGCGGATGAAATACTCCTTAAAGAGCCCACTAATACGGAGGCCCTTTTTGTGCTTGCCACCCTGGAAAGCGCCCAGGGTAAGGCACGGGAACAGAGGGCGCTTTTGGAGAAGATACTTACAATAGATCCCAAGCACGTGCAGGCCCTTTGTGCTCTTGGAACGATAGCTTTCCAGGGCAATTCCCTGACAAATGCGGCGTCCTACTTTGACCGGGCCTTGGCGGCGGAACCCAATAATGGGGACGCCCTGGTCGGCCGGGCCGGGGTCTACCGGTCCCAGCGGAAACCCAAGGAGTCCGAGTCCCTGCTGAACAAGGCTATTACCCTCTACCCCCGGTGGTCTGTCCCCTTCAGCGAGCGGGCCCGGCTGTATCGGGGTGCAGGGTTTTATGACGATGCCTTGAAGGATCTGGATCGGGCAAAGCGGCTTAATGGGCAGGATTACTGGATCGCCGTGGACCGGGGGATGACCCTGGTGGATTTGGACCGCAAGCAGGAAGCCCTTCCGGAATTTAACCGGGCCATTGCCATGGACCCGGAGGTATTCATTGCCTATGTGTACAGTGCCGGCATTAAGGACGAACTAGGGGACTACGAGGGGGCGGAGCGGGATTACGGGGTCCTGGTCAAGCTTAAGCCGGAGTACTACTTTGCCTATGAGGGACTTGGGGTTCAGAAAATGCGTCGGGGCCTCTGGGCGGAAGCTCGGGATGCTTTCATGGAAGCCTATAAGCAGACGCCGGAAACTTCCTACGCCCTGTTGGCTTCCTTGTGCTGGATGCGGGCGGGCCGGGTAACGGATCCCAAGCAGTTTTTGGAACAGGCCCTGCGCAAGGTGGAGCGGGAAAGCCTGGAGTGGTATATGCTCAGGCTTTACCACGATCTGAGCGGGGACAGTGATGTTGCGGCGCGGATTGACCGGGAAAAAGATCCGGTTGCAAAGGCCCGGATGTTGTACTATCTGGCAGGTTTTTACGATGTCCGGGGCAATACAAGTTTGGCAAACCGGTATTACGCCCAGGTCTATGAGTTAGAGCAGCGTTCCATTATCGAGTGGCGGCTTAACGAGTGGATCGTAGATGAACGGAACCTGAAGGTCAATTGA
- the mnmA gene encoding tRNA 2-thiouridine(34) synthase MnmA, with the protein MKDKAVIAMSGGVDSSVAAWLMLERGYQCIGITLKLFTNDDIEPSANGRATHKGCCSLDDVNDARAVADRLGMPHYVLNFAGEFRDKVIRRFIETYEQGATPNPCIDCNRFIKFSRLLERARQLEFDTIVTGHYARIEQDGPEGRFLLKKALDAKKDQSYVLYAMTQDQLANTQFPLGELTKPQVRDIAEARGFVNARKHDSQDICFVPDRDYGSFIEQYSGKTFDQGNIIDEEGRILGRHKGLVRYTIGQRRGLGVAMNEPVYVKAKSVADNTVTLGPEESLYTKSLTASDLNLIAYSRLERPLRLSVKTRYLQAEQPAIAEQIGEDTLSIEFDAPQRAITPGQAVVLYDGDVVVGGGTIKAAEF; encoded by the coding sequence ATGAAGGATAAAGCCGTAATCGCCATGTCCGGCGGGGTGGATAGCTCCGTTGCGGCCTGGCTTATGTTGGAGCGGGGGTACCAGTGCATTGGCATCACCCTGAAGCTCTTTACCAATGATGATATTGAACCCTCTGCCAATGGTAGAGCCACGCATAAAGGCTGCTGTTCCCTTGATGACGTGAACGATGCCCGGGCAGTGGCGGACCGTTTGGGTATGCCCCACTATGTGCTTAACTTTGCCGGGGAATTCCGGGACAAGGTGATACGCCGTTTTATCGAAACCTACGAACAGGGGGCCACCCCCAATCCTTGTATTGACTGTAACCGGTTTATCAAATTTTCCAGGCTCCTGGAACGGGCCAGGCAGCTTGAGTTTGACACTATTGTTACCGGCCACTATGCCCGGATAGAACAGGATGGCCCTGAAGGCCGGTTTCTGTTAAAGAAGGCCCTGGATGCAAAGAAAGACCAGAGCTATGTCCTCTATGCCATGACCCAGGATCAGCTTGCAAATACCCAATTTCCCCTGGGGGAATTGACTAAGCCCCAGGTCCGGGACATTGCGGAAGCCCGGGGCTTTGTGAATGCCAGGAAACATGACAGCCAGGATATCTGCTTTGTTCCTGACCGGGACTACGGTAGCTTTATTGAGCAGTATAGCGGGAAGACTTTTGATCAGGGGAATATCATTGACGAAGAGGGGCGCATTCTGGGGCGGCATAAGGGGCTGGTCCGGTACACCATAGGCCAACGCAGGGGGCTGGGGGTCGCCATGAACGAGCCGGTGTATGTGAAGGCCAAATCTGTCGCCGACAATACGGTTACCCTAGGCCCTGAGGAATCCCTTTACACAAAATCTCTGACCGCCTCTGACCTTAACCTTATTGCATATTCCCGGCTGGAAAGGCCCCTGCGCTTAAGCGTGAAGACCCGCTACCTCCAGGCGGAACAGCCGGCCATAGCGGAACAGATTGGGGAGGATACCCTGAGTATTGAATTTGATGCGCCCCAGCGGGCCATTACTCCGGGGCAGGCAGTGGTGCTCTATGACGGTGATGTGGTAGTTGGCGGCGGTACTATCAAGGCTGCGGAATTTTAA
- a CDS encoding hydrolase, producing the protein MADSKTITRDQAWELLKTYNKDPFHLQHALTVEGVLRWFARDLGYGAEEDFWGIVGLLHDIDFEQFPTEHCIKAPELLRQGGVGEDIIHGVCSHGYELTVDVKPEHEMEKVLYASDELTGLIWAVAIIRPSKSVQDMEVKSVKKKYKTPAFAAGCSRPVIEKGAAMLGWELDTLIEKTILAMRSCEGDINAFMEGLTGKG; encoded by the coding sequence ATGGCTGATTCAAAAACGATAACCCGGGACCAGGCCTGGGAACTTTTAAAGACCTACAATAAAGACCCCTTTCATTTGCAACACGCCCTTACGGTGGAGGGGGTTCTGCGATGGTTTGCCCGGGACCTGGGCTATGGGGCGGAAGAGGATTTTTGGGGTATCGTGGGGCTGCTCCACGATATCGACTTTGAGCAATTTCCTACCGAGCACTGTATCAAGGCGCCGGAGCTGCTGCGCCAGGGCGGGGTTGGGGAGGACATTATCCACGGGGTTTGCAGCCACGGCTATGAGCTGACCGTGGACGTGAAGCCGGAACACGAGATGGAGAAGGTACTCTACGCTTCCGACGAACTAACCGGGCTTATCTGGGCAGTGGCTATTATCCGGCCTTCAAAAAGCGTTCAGGATATGGAAGTGAAGTCGGTGAAGAAGAAGTACAAGACCCCGGCTTTTGCGGCGGGTTGTTCCCGGCCGGTTATCGAAAAAGGGGCGGCTATGCTGGGCTGGGAGTTGGATACGCTTATCGAAAAAACCATCCTGGCCATGCGTTCCTGTGAGGGTGATATCAACGCTTTCATGGAAGGGCTTACCGGGAAGGGATGA
- a CDS encoding homoserine O-succinyltransferase → MPIKIPKTLPAYNALTKENVFVITDDRAEHQDIRPLKVGILNLMPTTVDTEIQLLRLLGNSPLQVDISFLRMGSHESRNAPPGHLDRFYVSSDEIIRNDYRYDGLIITGAPVETLPFEEVDYWKELAAVLDYSAKNVWSTLHICWGAQAGLYHRYGVPKLELPRKLFGIFPHGVNERHTTIFRGFDDEFLAPQSRHTESDRKAIAARPELTIESETDEVGVFIVTAREGRELYVTGHLEYDPLTLDREYRRDLDKGLLINVPKNYYPGDDPSKEPVVRWRAHAHLFFRNWLNYVYQETPFDLGEL, encoded by the coding sequence ATGCCTATAAAAATTCCAAAAACATTGCCCGCTTATAATGCCCTGACCAAAGAAAATGTCTTTGTTATAACCGATGACCGGGCTGAACACCAGGATATACGTCCCCTCAAGGTGGGGATACTCAACCTCATGCCCACCACGGTGGACACGGAGATACAGCTTTTGCGGCTTTTGGGGAATAGCCCCCTTCAGGTGGATATCAGTTTCCTGCGTATGGGGAGCCATGAGTCCCGGAACGCCCCTCCGGGGCACCTGGACCGTTTTTATGTCAGTTCTGATGAAATCATCCGGAATGATTACCGTTATGACGGGCTTATTATTACCGGCGCCCCGGTGGAGACCTTGCCCTTTGAGGAAGTGGATTATTGGAAGGAACTGGCGGCGGTTTTGGACTATTCGGCGAAAAACGTGTGGTCCACCCTGCACATCTGCTGGGGCGCCCAGGCAGGGCTCTATCACCGCTATGGAGTGCCGAAACTGGAACTGCCCCGCAAGCTTTTCGGCATCTTTCCCCATGGGGTTAATGAACGGCATACCACCATTTTTCGGGGCTTTGATGATGAATTCCTTGCCCCCCAGTCCCGGCATACTGAAAGCGACCGCAAGGCCATTGCCGCTAGACCGGAGTTGACCATTGAGTCTGAAACCGACGAAGTGGGTGTTTTCATCGTCACCGCCCGGGAGGGTCGGGAGCTCTACGTGACCGGCCACCTGGAATACGACCCCCTGACCCTGGACAGGGAATATCGCCGGGACTTGGACAAGGGGCTTCTTATCAACGTGCCTAAGAACTACTACCCCGGGGACGACCCTTCAAAGGAGCCGGTGGTTCGCTGGCGGGCCCACGCCCACTTATTTTTCCGGAACTGGCTGAACTATGTGTACCAGGAGACGCCTTTTGACTTGGGGGAGCTTTAG
- a CDS encoding DNA-3-methyladenine glycosylase I encodes MAEAHSEDLIRCPWCLGDDDYTHYHDKEWGRPLKNNRKLFELLVLEGAQAGLSWLTILKRRNGYREVFDGMDPEKIARYGDKDIERCMGDARIIRNRRKIQSAIENSKVFLEMMEGPVSFSKWLWNWVDGEPIIHHYKTMKEVPATTELSDRIAKEMKKKGFSFVGSTIVYAYMQSAGLVNDHLVDCFRRQS; translated from the coding sequence ATGGCAGAAGCCCACAGCGAGGATCTTATCCGTTGCCCCTGGTGTCTTGGGGATGACGATTATACCCATTACCATGACAAGGAATGGGGGCGGCCCTTGAAAAACAACCGGAAGCTCTTTGAGCTGCTGGTCCTGGAGGGGGCTCAGGCCGGGCTTTCCTGGCTGACTATTCTTAAGCGCCGGAACGGGTACCGGGAAGTCTTTGACGGGATGGACCCTGAAAAAATCGCCCGGTATGGGGATAAGGATATAGAACGCTGCATGGGGGACGCCCGGATTATTCGGAACCGGCGGAAGATACAGTCGGCCATTGAAAACTCCAAGGTGTTTCTTGAAATGATGGAAGGCCCAGTTTCTTTTTCAAAATGGCTCTGGAACTGGGTGGATGGGGAGCCCATTATCCATCATTACAAAACCATGAAGGAAGTCCCTGCCACCACAGAGCTTTCGGACCGGATTGCCAAGGAAATGAAAAAGAAGGGGTTTTCCTTTGTGGGGTCTACTATTGTGTATGCTTATATGCAGTCCGCGGGGTTGGTGAACGATCATCTGGTGGATTGTTTTAGACGGCAGAGTTGA
- a CDS encoding M16 family metallopeptidase, translating to MYTFKNLSKIPGLMALTLSLTLFSCATSGAYKPALYGNLGAPKDAVPFMPAARTGTLPNGLKYYILENAMPEGRAYLTMAVHAGSLQEEDDQQGLAHFVEHMAFNGTERFPKSELIEYLRSLGMRWGPEVNAYTSYDQTVYGIEVPVEADGEGRKIVPDQALAVIDDWTRAVTFAPEEVDSERGVVLEEYRTRLGAWERIWRKMAAVIFKGTPYVDRFPIGVPEIIGSAPRERLVDYYRTWYRADNMALVFVGDFDGEKLETELASHFSASAPASSLERPSLIPSNPKKGNLAVEINTDPELPHTRIDLFYKLPVNKLTNETDLASYRQGIINNLIDRMLSMRFDEAAHKPDTPYTAAGAGLSEYAGAVNNYMFIAIAKTGSAEAALSALLLEKEKMARYGFTDSEIDQAKRSLLADMERIVSEKDRQHSSGYLDSFVNHFINGDTPTDTSWDLNALTVLLPGISTREIAGAAKNYFAYKDLTVFISAPDADAASLPNPDTVRRLVKQSERASVPRPVNENLDATLLDRRPTPGSISSETKDESSGTIQWELSNGAKVILKETKNKNNQIVLYAMARGGLTSVPENQIVSADLSAEMMSASGVGPYSRSDLAKKLADKQVSISFGVSGMLRNVQGSSTTGDLQTLFELLYLHFTQPRIDPEPVASLIDDYRTELAQRNENPEALFYDEVTRTLYNNNIYYKPMAMEDLEKINIDDALAFLKQASNPGDYTFVFTGNLDIPALRSFTEAYLASIPPGETWNTWTDPQIVRPENVEREVRKGLEEKSLVYLSWMLPKTEYTAAGSAAADVLSEYLDNKLMERIRKQMGGAYSISGNVSLSPLPSPGETTMSVYFPCDPQRVQELRTAVMEELELVAKGTIDKDAFNKSVEGLKKSFDLKMQDNGYIGRSLAYLTTLYNLPLSHLEQPPELYQAVTVQDLQGMMGKLLARGVVSVILYPAN from the coding sequence ATGTATACTTTTAAGAACCTGTCAAAAATCCCCGGCCTCATGGCCCTCACCCTGAGTCTTACCCTTTTCTCCTGCGCCACATCAGGCGCCTACAAGCCGGCCCTTTATGGAAACCTGGGGGCGCCAAAAGACGCCGTGCCCTTCATGCCCGCCGCCCGGACCGGAACCCTTCCCAACGGCCTGAAGTACTATATCCTTGAAAATGCCATGCCCGAAGGCCGGGCCTATTTGACCATGGCGGTACACGCCGGCTCCCTCCAGGAAGAGGACGACCAGCAGGGGCTGGCCCACTTTGTGGAACACATGGCTTTCAACGGGACTGAACGTTTCCCTAAGTCGGAGCTAATCGAATACCTCCGCTCCCTGGGTATGCGCTGGGGCCCGGAGGTAAACGCCTATACCTCCTACGACCAGACCGTCTACGGCATTGAAGTCCCGGTGGAGGCCGATGGAGAAGGCCGCAAAATCGTCCCTGACCAGGCCCTTGCGGTTATTGATGACTGGACCCGGGCTGTCACCTTTGCACCGGAGGAAGTGGACAGCGAACGGGGGGTTGTATTGGAAGAATACCGGACCCGGCTGGGGGCCTGGGAACGGATATGGCGAAAAATGGCGGCGGTCATCTTCAAGGGAACCCCCTACGTTGACCGCTTCCCCATCGGGGTTCCGGAAATTATCGGGAGCGCCCCCAGGGAACGGCTGGTCGATTACTACCGGACCTGGTACCGGGCGGACAACATGGCCTTAGTTTTTGTAGGCGACTTTGATGGTGAAAAACTTGAGACAGAACTGGCCTCCCATTTTTCAGCTTCTGCCCCGGCAAGTTCCCTGGAACGGCCCAGCCTTATCCCCTCCAATCCGAAAAAGGGAAACCTCGCCGTGGAGATCAACACGGATCCTGAACTGCCCCACACCCGAATCGACCTTTTCTACAAACTTCCTGTCAATAAACTTACCAATGAAACTGATCTGGCTTCTTACCGGCAGGGGATAATCAACAACCTCATCGATCGTATGTTATCCATGCGCTTTGACGAAGCCGCCCATAAACCGGACACCCCCTATACCGCCGCAGGAGCCGGGCTCAGTGAATATGCCGGGGCTGTCAATAATTATATGTTCATAGCAATTGCAAAAACCGGCAGCGCCGAAGCAGCCCTGAGCGCCCTACTTTTGGAAAAAGAAAAGATGGCCCGCTACGGCTTTACAGATTCAGAAATTGATCAGGCAAAACGGTCCCTCTTGGCGGATATGGAACGAATAGTCTCGGAAAAAGACCGGCAACATTCGTCGGGTTACCTCGACAGTTTTGTTAACCATTTTATTAACGGCGACACGCCCACCGACACGTCCTGGGATTTGAACGCCCTGACCGTACTACTCCCGGGCATCAGTACACGGGAAATTGCCGGCGCTGCAAAAAACTACTTTGCCTATAAGGACCTCACAGTATTCATCTCCGCCCCGGATGCAGATGCGGCTTCCCTGCCAAACCCCGACACGGTACGCAGGCTGGTCAAACAGAGCGAACGGGCCAGTGTCCCACGGCCAGTAAACGAAAACCTGGACGCCACACTCCTGGACCGGCGCCCAACGCCGGGAAGTATCAGCTCCGAAACCAAAGATGAATCCAGCGGCACAATACAATGGGAACTCAGCAATGGTGCAAAGGTTATCCTTAAAGAAACGAAAAACAAAAACAACCAGATCGTCCTCTACGCCATGGCTCGGGGAGGGCTTACCTCGGTACCGGAAAACCAAATAGTTTCTGCGGACCTCAGCGCAGAAATGATGAGCGCCTCCGGGGTCGGCCCATATTCCCGGTCTGATTTGGCAAAAAAACTTGCGGACAAGCAGGTTTCCATTTCTTTTGGCGTTTCGGGGATGCTGAGAAATGTCCAGGGTTCCTCCACCACCGGGGACCTCCAAACCCTCTTTGAGCTGCTCTACCTGCACTTTACCCAGCCCCGGATCGACCCCGAGCCGGTTGCTTCCCTGATCGATGACTACCGTACCGAGCTGGCCCAGCGCAACGAAAATCCGGAAGCGCTTTTCTATGACGAAGTAACCCGTACCCTCTACAATAATAATATCTACTATAAGCCCATGGCCATGGAAGATCTGGAAAAGATCAACATCGATGACGCCCTGGCTTTCCTGAAGCAGGCCAGCAACCCCGGGGATTACACCTTTGTCTTCACCGGCAACCTGGACATCCCAGCCCTGCGCAGCTTTACTGAAGCCTACCTGGCCTCCATACCCCCAGGTGAAACCTGGAACACCTGGACGGATCCCCAAATAGTCAGGCCGGAAAATGTCGAACGGGAAGTCCGAAAGGGATTGGAAGAAAAGAGCCTGGTATACCTAAGCTGGATGCTGCCCAAGACAGAATATACGGCGGCCGGGTCAGCCGCAGCGGATGTGCTGTCCGAATACCTGGACAATAAGCTGATGGAAAGAATCCGGAAACAAATGGGAGGCGCCTATTCTATCTCCGGTAACGTTTCCCTGTCGCCCCTGCCCTCGCCGGGAGAAACCACCATGAGCGTGTACTTTCCCTGCGATCCCCAGCGAGTACAGGAACTGCGCACCGCAGTTATGGAGGAACTTGAATTAGTCGCCAAGGGAACCATCGATAAAGATGCCTTTAATAAATCTGTGGAGGGGCTGAAAAAATCCTTTGACCTCAAGATGCAGGACAATGGCTATATCGGCCGGAGCCTGGCCTATTTGACCACGCTTTACAATTTGCCCCTGTCCCACCTGGAACAGCCGCCTGAGTTGTACCAAGCTGTTACGGTGCAGGATCTACAGGGGATGATGGGGAAACTTTTGGCAAGGGGGGTTGTGTCGGTGATACTCTATCCGGCTAATTAG
- a CDS encoding nitroreductase family protein: MKKIAFLTSFALAVLIFQQPNLFAADVDARAIGVITGHYAPRNFAAGSVSRTDLDKILSAAVRAPSASNRQPWHFTVVQDQNLTKQIVSNITDGNILIVISGPGDSKTNGAVMLDCGLATQSIYLAAQSLGLGSRIYTGPIDALNSKLKADLGLPSGYSAVALVRIGRLPAGADAVSGASTRKALNDLVTYK, from the coding sequence ATGAAAAAGATCGCTTTTTTAACCAGTTTCGCTCTTGCCGTTTTGATCTTCCAGCAGCCGAACCTTTTTGCGGCGGACGTGGATGCCCGGGCTATCGGGGTCATCACCGGCCACTACGCCCCCCGGAATTTTGCCGCCGGTTCGGTAAGCCGCACCGACCTGGACAAGATCCTCTCGGCGGCGGTCCGTGCCCCCAGCGCCAGTAACCGCCAGCCATGGCATTTCACGGTGGTCCAGGACCAGAACCTGACCAAGCAAATCGTTTCTAACATCACCGACGGCAACATCCTCATCGTCATCTCAGGCCCCGGGGACAGCAAAACCAACGGCGCGGTTATGCTGGACTGTGGCCTGGCAACCCAGAGCATCTATCTAGCAGCCCAATCCCTGGGTCTGGGCTCCCGGATCTACACCGGCCCCATAGACGCCCTCAACTCCAAGCTCAAGGCGGATCTCGGCCTCCCCAGCGGCTACAGCGCCGTTGCCCTGGTCCGTATAGGCCGCCTCCCCGCCGGAGCTGACGCCGTAAGCGGCGCCTCCACCCGGAAAGCCCTGAATGACCTGGTAACATACAAGTAA